One genomic segment of Pandoraea thiooxydans includes these proteins:
- a CDS encoding carbonate dehydratase, with amino-acid sequence MLRKNPRGDFPVVHETSFVDPTAILCGKVVVGENVFIGPYVVIRADEVDEHGDMAPIVIGANSNLQDGVVIHSKDGAPVTIGQNTSIAHRSIVHGPCAIGENVFIGFNSVLFNCVVHDYAVVRHNCVVDGQDIPSNFYVPSTTHVSPDTDLSTIPKVTRDARQFSESVIHTNVGFARAYRRIQNEF; translated from the coding sequence ATGCTGAGAAAGAATCCGCGCGGGGATTTCCCCGTGGTGCACGAAACGTCGTTTGTCGACCCGACGGCGATTTTGTGCGGCAAGGTCGTGGTCGGAGAAAATGTTTTCATCGGCCCCTACGTGGTGATCCGGGCCGATGAGGTCGACGAGCACGGCGACATGGCCCCGATCGTGATCGGCGCCAATTCGAATCTCCAGGACGGCGTGGTGATTCACTCGAAAGATGGCGCGCCCGTTACCATCGGCCAGAACACATCGATCGCGCACCGCTCGATCGTACATGGCCCGTGCGCCATCGGCGAGAACGTCTTCATCGGTTTCAACTCGGTGCTGTTCAATTGCGTGGTGCACGACTATGCGGTGGTGCGCCATAACTGCGTGGTCGACGGGCAGGACATTCCTTCCAATTTCTATGTGCCCTCGACCACCCACGTCAGCCCGGACACCGACCTGTCGACGATCCCCAAGGTCACGCGCGATGCCCGGCAATTCTCCGAATCCGTGATTCATACGAATGTCGGATTCGCGCGTGCCTATCGCCGGATTCAGAACGAATTTTGA
- a CDS encoding solute carrier family 23 protein: MADSYFPKWRLSSGVAGKQVVAPDERLPGLQTVAMGVQHVVAMFGSTVLAPLLMGFDPNLAIFMSGVGTLLFFVLVGGRVPSYLGSSFSFIGLVIAVTGYAGHGLNANIGVALGGIIACGAVYAVIGLVVMAIGTRWIETLMPPVVTGAVVAVIGLNLAPVAVKGVSGQGFDSWMALMTILCVGGVAVFARGMMQRLLILLGLILAYLIYALLTNGARLGTPIDFAPVAQAAWFGLPKFTAPVFHANAMVLLAPVAIILVAENLGHIKAVSAMTGQNLDPYIGRAFLGDALATIVSGSVGGTGVTTYAENIGVMAVTKIYSTLVFVVAACIALVLGFSPKFGALIHTIPGPVLGGVSIVVFGLITVAGARIWVQNRVDFSDNRNLIVTAVTLVLGAGDFTLRFGGFALGGIGTATFGGILLYALLRGRAQPETGTMVQR; encoded by the coding sequence ATGGCGGATTCCTATTTTCCCAAATGGCGACTGTCATCCGGTGTCGCGGGCAAGCAGGTGGTGGCTCCCGACGAGCGTCTGCCGGGGTTGCAGACGGTGGCGATGGGCGTGCAGCACGTGGTGGCGATGTTCGGCTCGACGGTGTTGGCGCCGCTGCTGATGGGCTTTGATCCGAATCTGGCGATTTTCATGTCCGGCGTCGGCACCTTGCTGTTTTTCGTGCTGGTGGGCGGGCGCGTGCCGAGCTATCTCGGCTCGAGCTTTTCGTTCATCGGGCTGGTGATCGCCGTGACCGGCTATGCCGGGCATGGCCTGAACGCGAACATCGGTGTGGCGCTGGGCGGCATCATCGCGTGCGGCGCGGTGTATGCGGTGATCGGGCTGGTGGTGATGGCGATCGGTACGCGCTGGATCGAAACGCTGATGCCGCCGGTGGTCACCGGTGCGGTGGTCGCGGTGATCGGTCTGAACCTGGCGCCGGTTGCCGTCAAGGGCGTCAGCGGCCAGGGCTTCGACAGCTGGATGGCGCTGATGACGATTCTGTGCGTGGGCGGTGTCGCGGTGTTTGCGCGCGGCATGATGCAGCGGCTGCTGATTTTGCTGGGATTGATCCTGGCCTACCTGATTTATGCACTACTGACCAATGGCGCCAGGCTTGGCACGCCGATCGACTTCGCGCCGGTGGCGCAGGCAGCATGGTTCGGCCTGCCGAAGTTCACCGCGCCGGTGTTTCACGCCAACGCGATGGTGTTGCTGGCGCCGGTGGCAATCATTCTGGTGGCGGAAAACCTCGGTCATATCAAGGCCGTCAGCGCCATGACCGGACAGAATCTCGATCCCTACATCGGCCGCGCCTTTCTGGGCGACGCGCTGGCGACCATCGTCTCGGGCAGCGTCGGCGGCACCGGCGTGACGACCTACGCGGAGAACATCGGTGTGATGGCGGTCACCAAGATCTATTCGACGCTGGTATTCGTGGTGGCGGCATGCATCGCACTGGTGCTGGGCTTCTCGCCGAAATTCGGCGCGCTGATCCATACCATCCCGGGGCCCGTGCTGGGCGGCGTTTCGATCGTCGTGTTCGGCTTGATCACGGTGGCCGGCGCGCGTATCTGGGTGCAGAATCGCGTCGATTTCTCCGACAACCGCAATCTGATCGTGACCGCTGTCACACTGGTGCTCGGGGCTGGCGACTTCACGCTGCGCTTTGGCGGTTTTGCGCTCGGCGGCATCGGCACCGCCACCTTCGGCGGGATTCTTTTGTACGCGCTGCTGCGCGGCCGCGCGCAGCCCGAGACCGGGACGATGGTGCAACGGTAA
- a CDS encoding YggT family protein — MFGEIARFLIDTIFTLFGAVLLLRAWMQVIRMPPGNPISRGVFQVTDWLVLPLRRILPGYRGIDWASLVAAYLTALVFLVLMVAAVGGQPALLFPLGLLIALLTLVKWALNLLMWLTLLMAVMSWVNPHSPAMPVLDYLTTPFLRPIRRVLPPIGGADLSPLALFLIIQVLLMLLARGGFLLFGM, encoded by the coding sequence ATGTTTGGTGAAATTGCACGTTTTCTGATCGACACCATTTTCACGCTGTTTGGTGCCGTTTTGCTGCTGCGTGCCTGGATGCAGGTCATCCGCATGCCGCCCGGCAATCCGATTTCGCGTGGGGTATTTCAGGTCACCGACTGGCTGGTGTTGCCACTGCGCCGCATCCTGCCCGGGTATCGCGGCATCGACTGGGCCAGCCTGGTGGCGGCGTATCTGACGGCATTGGTTTTCCTCGTGCTGATGGTCGCCGCGGTGGGCGGGCAACCCGCCCTGCTATTCCCGCTGGGCTTGCTGATCGCCCTGCTCACGCTCGTCAAATGGGCGCTCAACCTGCTGATGTGGCTGACGCTGCTCATGGCGGTCATGTCGTGGGTCAACCCGCACTCGCCGGCGATGCCCGTGCTCGACTACCTCACCACGCCGTTCCTGCGTCCGATCCGGCGCGTGCTGCCGCCCATCGGCGGAGCCGATCTGTCGCCGCTGGCCTTGTTCCTGATCATTCAGGTGCTGCTCATGTTGCTCGCGCGCGGCGGCTTTCTGCTGTTCGGCATGTAA
- a CDS encoding DEAD/DEAH box helicase, which translates to MSFKTLGLSEAILRAVTELGYTTPTPIQAQAIPAVLAGGDLLAGAQTGTGKTAGFTLPILQRLSQTPVARSHAPGKPAPVRALILAPTRELAAQVQESVAQYGKYLKLSSATVFGGVSIVPQVKQLARGVDILVATPGRLLDHMQQKTVDLSRVEILVLDEADRMLDMGFIRDIRRVLAALPAKRQNLLFSATFSDEIKALADGLLDRPALIEVARRNTTAELIAQKIHPVDRERKRELLEHLITSQNWHQVLVFTRTKHGANRLAEQLNKSGITALAIHGNKSQGARTRALAEFKQGTLQVLVATDIAARGIDIDQLPHVVNFELPEVAEDYVHRIGRTGRAGASGEAISLVCVDERDLLASIEKLIKRSLPREVVAGFEPDPHAVAQPIRKNSRQGAPGRNGGQRAPATPAATQVLRIKNAPKKKAGQSAGQPGKSRAPGKPASGQRSVPASAEQGRAGAPKPGGGRSRAQTAQAAPSQGRRPQRASSQAALLTPKAKSRHG; encoded by the coding sequence ATGTCCTTCAAAACACTCGGATTGTCCGAGGCCATCCTGCGTGCCGTGACCGAATTGGGTTACACCACGCCGACTCCCATTCAGGCGCAAGCGATCCCGGCGGTGCTGGCCGGCGGCGACCTGCTCGCCGGCGCGCAAACCGGTACCGGCAAGACCGCCGGCTTTACCTTGCCGATTCTGCAACGCCTGTCGCAAACGCCCGTGGCGCGCTCGCACGCGCCCGGCAAGCCGGCACCGGTGCGCGCGCTGATTCTGGCGCCGACGCGCGAATTGGCCGCGCAGGTCCAGGAGAGCGTGGCCCAGTACGGCAAATACCTGAAATTGAGTTCCGCCACCGTATTCGGCGGCGTGAGCATCGTGCCGCAGGTCAAGCAACTGGCGCGCGGCGTCGACATTCTGGTCGCGACCCCCGGGCGGCTGCTCGATCACATGCAGCAAAAGACGGTCGATCTGTCGCGCGTGGAGATCCTGGTGCTCGACGAGGCCGATCGCATGCTCGACATGGGCTTTATCCGCGACATTCGCCGCGTGCTCGCGGCGTTGCCGGCCAAGCGGCAGAATCTGCTGTTTTCGGCGACCTTCTCCGACGAGATCAAGGCGCTGGCCGACGGTTTGCTCGACCGCCCGGCGCTGATCGAAGTCGCGCGTCGCAACACCACCGCCGAACTGATCGCACAGAAAATCCACCCGGTCGATCGCGAACGCAAGCGCGAGTTGCTCGAGCATCTGATTACGTCGCAGAACTGGCATCAGGTGCTGGTGTTCACGCGCACCAAGCACGGCGCCAATCGCCTGGCCGAGCAATTGAACAAGAGCGGCATCACCGCGCTGGCGATCCACGGCAACAAGAGCCAGGGCGCGCGCACCCGGGCGCTTGCCGAATTCAAGCAAGGCACGCTGCAGGTGCTGGTGGCCACCGACATCGCGGCGCGCGGCATCGACATCGACCAGCTGCCGCATGTGGTGAACTTCGAGTTGCCGGAAGTCGCCGAGGATTACGTGCACCGGATCGGCCGCACCGGCCGCGCCGGCGCCAGCGGCGAAGCCATTTCGCTGGTGTGTGTGGACGAGCGCGATTTGCTGGCGAGTATCGAAAAGCTGATCAAGCGCAGTCTGCCGCGCGAGGTAGTGGCGGGTTTCGAGCCCGACCCCCATGCCGTCGCTCAGCCGATCCGCAAGAATTCTCGGCAGGGCGCGCCTGGACGCAACGGCGGGCAGCGCGCGCCGGCTACGCCGGCAGCCACGCAAGTCTTGCGCATCAAGAACGCGCCGAAGAAAAAAGCCGGCCAGTCTGCTGGCCAGCCGGGCAAGTCGCGCGCGCCGGGCAAACCGGCGTCCGGGCAAAGGAGCGTGCCGGCATCGGCCGAGCAAGGTCGTGCCGGCGCACCCAAGCCCGGCGGCGGGCGTTCCCGGGCGCAGACAGCGCAGGCCGCGCCGTCCCAGGGGCGGCGGCCGCAACGTGCCTCCTCGCAGGCGGCGCTGCTCACGCCAAAGGCAAAGTCCAGGCACGGGTAG